A portion of the Actomonas aquatica genome contains these proteins:
- a CDS encoding class I SAM-dependent RNA methyltransferase: MCSVGRNKTKTRRDFPFPYHAEIELEITTLTNRGVGLGRVELASDQQSATSDQPANQESEIENPKSTWVVMVPFSLPGERVRARVFRNQKNFSEADLIEVLTPSPDRVTPRCPLFGECGGCQYQHLNYDAQLVWKRQQVEELLEHMAGLTHPVNPVIGSPEKFGYRSKITPHFNLPRDGDDASAQPIGFLRQGTRNHIIDVPECLIATDAINAHLPQIRSEVRANLAAGAYKKGATLLLRHATEGVVTSHDAIIHEQVGALKLHFLARDFFQNNPFILPAFTGYARDQAAATGARYMVDAYCGSGLFALSCASAFEKVRGIEISETSVQFATENAAANGLTNATFQAGDAAAIFAGLETDLPPADTVVLIDPPRKGCDESFLSQLFEYGPRAVVYVSCDPATQMRDLVHFKAAGYRLTAVQPFDLFPQTRHLECVVTLVKS; this comes from the coding sequence GTGTGTTCCGTGGGCCGCAATAAGACCAAAACCCGTCGGGACTTCCCGTTCCCCTATCACGCCGAAATCGAGCTCGAGATCACGACGCTCACCAACCGCGGCGTAGGCCTCGGCCGCGTGGAACTCGCCAGCGATCAGCAATCAGCGACCAGCGACCAGCCGGCCAATCAAGAATCCGAAATCGAGAATCCAAAATCCACGTGGGTGGTCATGGTCCCCTTCAGCCTGCCGGGCGAACGCGTCCGCGCCCGCGTTTTCCGCAACCAGAAGAATTTCTCCGAAGCCGATCTGATCGAAGTCCTCACCCCGTCACCCGACCGCGTCACCCCGCGCTGTCCGCTCTTTGGTGAATGCGGTGGCTGCCAGTATCAACATCTCAACTACGACGCCCAGCTCGTCTGGAAGCGCCAGCAGGTCGAGGAACTGCTCGAACACATGGCCGGCCTCACGCATCCGGTGAACCCCGTCATCGGCTCGCCCGAAAAATTCGGCTACCGTTCCAAGATCACCCCGCACTTCAACCTCCCGCGCGACGGCGACGACGCGTCGGCGCAACCCATCGGCTTCCTCCGCCAAGGCACCCGCAACCACATCATCGACGTGCCGGAGTGCCTCATCGCAACCGACGCGATCAACGCGCACCTGCCGCAGATCCGGTCCGAAGTCCGCGCCAACCTCGCTGCCGGTGCCTACAAAAAAGGCGCCACCCTCCTCCTGCGCCACGCCACCGAAGGGGTCGTCACCTCCCACGACGCCATCATTCACGAACAAGTCGGAGCCCTGAAACTACACTTCCTTGCCCGCGACTTTTTCCAGAACAACCCCTTCATCCTGCCCGCTTTCACCGGCTACGCCCGCGACCAGGCGGCGGCGACCGGCGCGCGCTACATGGTGGACGCCTACTGTGGCAGCGGCCTCTTCGCGCTCAGTTGCGCCAGCGCCTTTGAGAAAGTGCGCGGCATCGAGATCAGCGAAACCAGCGTGCAGTTCGCGACGGAAAACGCCGCGGCCAACGGCCTGACCAACGCCACCTTTCAGGCCGGCGACGCCGCCGCCATCTTTGCCGGACTCGAGACGGACCTGCCGCCGGCCGACACCGTCGTGCTCATCGATCCGCCGCGCAAAGGCTGCGATGAAAGTTTCCTGTCTCAGCTTTTTGAATACGGCCCGCGGGCGGTCGTTTACGTGAGTTGTGACCCCGCCACCCAGATGCGCGACCTGGTCCATTTCAAGGCAGCCGGCTACCGCCTCACCGCCGTCCAGCCCTTCGACCTCTTCCCCCAAACCCGCCACCTCGAGTGCGTCGTGACGTTGGTGAAATCCTAG
- a CDS encoding GDSL-type esterase/lipase family protein — protein sequence MSHAETLPPTSPALTVIGRTAPTADGSGLLMAFPGIELRFTYTGEAPAIRLHADSDTCFFNLSINGAPDAVLQLEEGDNLVPLPSGPAPESGRLVSLVRRTEAWQGIVTFGGLEFDPTATQLLAAPAPRDRRVLVIGDSITTGHYVEQLPPTPDPTPRTNNAARTWGWILARSLGAEVNIVAYGGRGLIRTWDGRTDQANAPAFFERAVPDHPETPADPEYLWDHSRYTPDLIVIMLGQNDFNLGVPDAAHFKSTYRNLLSRLHRLHPDAAVILCGSPMQHPHPADPDSSDPEKRTTLYRWLHELATAAPALGFDSDRIAVVEVSHQPGTPLNAHPVVFQMEQIATEIAPTARQLTGW from the coding sequence ATGTCGCACGCCGAGACTCTGCCGCCGACTTCACCGGCCCTCACCGTGATCGGCCGCACCGCGCCTACCGCCGATGGCTCCGGTCTGCTCATGGCTTTTCCGGGCATCGAGCTGCGCTTCACCTACACCGGTGAGGCGCCCGCGATTCGTCTGCACGCCGACAGCGACACCTGCTTCTTTAACCTCTCCATCAATGGCGCCCCGGACGCCGTGCTGCAGCTGGAGGAGGGCGACAACCTTGTCCCGCTGCCATCCGGACCGGCTCCCGAGTCCGGTCGGCTCGTGTCGCTCGTTCGCCGCACCGAGGCATGGCAGGGCATCGTGACTTTTGGCGGACTCGAGTTTGATCCGACTGCCACCCAACTCCTCGCCGCGCCGGCGCCTCGCGACCGTCGCGTGCTGGTGATCGGCGACTCCATCACCACCGGCCACTACGTCGAGCAGCTCCCGCCCACGCCCGACCCCACGCCGCGCACCAACAACGCCGCCCGCACTTGGGGCTGGATCCTCGCGCGCTCCCTAGGCGCCGAGGTCAACATCGTCGCTTACGGCGGTCGTGGCCTCATCCGCACCTGGGATGGTCGCACCGATCAGGCCAACGCGCCGGCCTTCTTCGAGCGCGCCGTGCCCGATCATCCCGAGACGCCCGCCGACCCCGAATACCTCTGGGATCACAGCCGCTACACGCCCGATCTGATCGTCATCATGCTGGGCCAGAACGACTTCAACCTCGGAGTCCCCGACGCGGCCCATTTCAAGTCCACCTACCGCAACCTGCTGTCGCGCCTCCATCGCCTGCACCCCGATGCCGCCGTGATCCTCTGTGGCAGCCCCATGCAGCACCCTCATCCGGCCGATCCCGACAGCTCCGATCCCGAAAAACGAACGACCCTCTATCGTTGGCTCCACGAACTCGCCACCGCCGCGCCTGCCCTCGGTTTCGACTCCGACCGCATCGCCGTCGTTGAGGTGTCACACCAGCCCGGCACGCCACTCAACGCCCATCCGGTGGTTTTCCAGATGGAGCAAATCGCCACCGAGATCGCGCCCACCGCCCGCCAGCTCACGGGCTGGTGA